One region of Methanomassiliicoccus luminyensis B10 genomic DNA includes:
- a CDS encoding GTP-binding protein, with amino-acid sequence MVTRIVLIGGFLGAGKTTLINKAAKQMVGSGKKVALIANDQGEALVDTQFSRGNGYQTAEVLRGCFCCRFPDLMQGARGLISEFRPDIIIAEPVGSCTDLQATVVAPLRSLYKDEFAVAPLMVLVDSSRLSSDEIEAKSIGGYLRKHQIEEAEYVVLSKADMIPKARLEELIAEVKKLNPAAKVIGYSAITGQGFDEILGIINSSQISNGSPVDVDYDTYADAEAELGWYNGYLTFSVAKMDAYDLGTKVLRYIAERYDPQDIAHAKVLLRSGTSTVKLSLILSNLTVDGVKGSRYAEGEVELFVNGRVVSSPEALRTNIQSAVKRALSEAGVQDYRFTDDCFSPGRPNPTYRMKAGV; translated from the coding sequence ATGGTCACGAGGATAGTGCTGATAGGCGGATTCCTGGGTGCTGGCAAGACGACATTGATCAACAAGGCGGCTAAGCAGATGGTCGGCTCGGGCAAGAAGGTCGCCCTCATCGCCAACGACCAGGGCGAGGCCCTGGTGGACACTCAGTTCAGCAGGGGCAACGGATACCAGACCGCCGAGGTGCTGAGGGGCTGCTTCTGCTGCCGCTTCCCCGACCTCATGCAGGGGGCTCGCGGGCTCATAAGCGAGTTCAGGCCGGACATCATAATCGCGGAGCCGGTGGGTTCCTGCACCGACCTGCAGGCCACCGTGGTGGCGCCGCTGCGCTCCCTTTACAAGGACGAGTTCGCCGTCGCTCCCCTGATGGTGCTGGTCGACAGCTCCCGGCTGTCCTCCGACGAGATCGAAGCAAAGTCCATCGGCGGCTACCTGCGGAAGCACCAGATCGAGGAGGCTGAATATGTGGTGCTATCCAAGGCCGACATGATCCCCAAGGCCCGGCTGGAAGAGCTGATCGCGGAGGTGAAGAAGCTCAACCCCGCGGCTAAAGTGATCGGGTACTCCGCCATCACCGGGCAGGGGTTCGACGAGATCCTCGGCATCATCAACTCCAGCCAGATCAGCAACGGATCCCCCGTGGACGTGGACTACGACACCTACGCTGACGCCGAGGCCGAGCTGGGCTGGTACAACGGGTATCTCACCTTCAGCGTGGCGAAAATGGACGCCTATGACCTCGGGACCAAGGTGCTCCGCTACATCGCCGAGCGCTACGATCCCCAGGACATCGCCCACGCCAAGGTGCTCCTCCGCTCCGGGACCAGCACGGTCAAGCTGAGCCTGATCCTCAGCAACCTCACCGTGGACGGGGTCAAGGGCTCCCGGTACGCGGAGGGCGAGGTGGAGCTGTTCGTCAACGGGCGGGTGGTATCCTCGCCGGAGGCGCTGCGGACCAATATCCAGAGCGCGGTCAAGAGGGCCTTGAGCGAGGCGGGGGTCCAGGACTACAGGTTCACCGACGACTGCTTCTCCCCCGGCCGGCCCAACCCGACCTACCGGATGAAAGCGGGAGTATGA
- a CDS encoding sensor histidine kinase has product MLRDRAKPPGPLSDQNVVVAITALMMLVIFLAEITTPWELTVPMLYAVPLLISLWFLSPRLLYAVWGAALVLTAIGIIASPELQSPFSLANRAMTIALICAIGFLGVRRKKLEMRLRDVTDELTASNATLRGLEKDANWERARAEFYVDLLTHDINNYNAAALGYLQLAGDDAGKMEASVPKAMGALEDSTELIGTVKQLHLAGDRARRGGEVDLNELLLDLIKDMEAPPGRPVEVEYEPVPGKIVNAPRLLRDAVQNILWNAVVHTGGPVHIWIELTTVAGEGERHHLISIIDDGPGVPDELKEKIFQRRTRGGTSGKGSGLGLYLVKVIAEELGGRVWVEDRVPGDHSQGARFQILIPAAAGQSR; this is encoded by the coding sequence ATGCTCAGAGACAGGGCGAAACCCCCCGGACCGCTCTCGGACCAGAACGTGGTCGTGGCCATCACCGCACTGATGATGCTGGTCATATTCCTCGCCGAGATCACCACGCCCTGGGAGCTGACGGTCCCCATGCTGTACGCCGTACCTCTGCTCATCAGCCTGTGGTTCCTCAGCCCCCGCCTGCTGTACGCAGTGTGGGGGGCGGCCCTGGTGCTGACGGCCATAGGCATCATCGCCTCCCCGGAGCTGCAAAGCCCTTTCTCGCTGGCGAACAGGGCTATGACCATCGCCCTCATCTGCGCCATCGGGTTCCTGGGCGTCCGCAGGAAGAAACTGGAAATGCGCCTGCGGGACGTGACCGACGAGCTGACGGCCTCCAACGCCACCCTGAGGGGGCTCGAGAAGGACGCCAACTGGGAGAGGGCCCGGGCAGAGTTCTACGTTGACCTGCTCACCCACGACATCAACAACTACAACGCCGCCGCCCTCGGCTACCTGCAGCTGGCCGGGGACGACGCCGGGAAGATGGAGGCGAGCGTGCCCAAGGCCATGGGGGCGCTGGAGGACAGCACCGAGCTTATAGGCACGGTCAAGCAGCTTCACCTGGCGGGGGACAGGGCCAGGAGGGGAGGGGAGGTCGACCTGAACGAACTGCTGCTGGACCTCATCAAGGACATGGAGGCGCCCCCCGGGCGGCCCGTCGAGGTGGAGTACGAGCCGGTCCCGGGGAAGATAGTGAACGCGCCGAGGCTTCTGAGGGACGCGGTCCAGAACATCCTATGGAACGCGGTGGTCCATACCGGCGGGCCCGTCCACATCTGGATCGAGCTCACCACCGTGGCCGGGGAGGGCGAGAGGCACCACCTGATCTCGATAATCGATGATGGGCCGGGGGTCCCCGACGAACTGAAGGAGAAGATATTCCAGAGAAGAACGAGGGGCGGGACCAGCGGCAAGGGCAGCGGGCTGGGCCTGTACCTCGTCAAGGTGATCGCCGAGGAGCTGGGCGGCAGGGTCTGGGTGGAGGACCGCGTGCCGGGGGACCATTCCCAGGGAGCGAGATTTCAGATACTGATCCCCGCCGCCGCGGGCCAGTCCCGATGA
- a CDS encoding PH domain-containing protein codes for MGSERSQNVILNEKIRPVPALLRYNLLSVVLLAVVPVAILVAAVLYGSAEGALIALAINIVILVPSTVWAVLSHRYLWYRFTETEMEWGRGIMFRATGIVPYSKITHIKIVQGPVMRLFGLSALKIQTAGSSGAQGTDPEIRIEGLENYYDYRTFVLDHIPASGEGRAEKAALPASERALEELVKIRELLEAGAGPRQK; via the coding sequence ATGGGGAGCGAACGTAGCCAGAACGTGATATTGAACGAGAAGATAAGGCCGGTGCCGGCGCTGTTGCGGTACAACCTGCTCAGCGTGGTCCTGCTGGCGGTGGTGCCGGTAGCGATACTCGTGGCCGCTGTTCTCTACGGCTCGGCCGAGGGCGCCCTCATCGCGCTGGCCATCAACATCGTGATCCTGGTGCCATCGACAGTCTGGGCGGTGCTGTCCCACCGCTACCTGTGGTACCGCTTCACCGAGACGGAGATGGAGTGGGGGCGGGGGATCATGTTCCGGGCCACCGGCATAGTGCCGTACAGCAAGATCACGCACATCAAGATCGTCCAGGGTCCGGTCATGAGGCTGTTCGGGCTGAGCGCGCTCAAGATCCAGACCGCCGGCTCCAGCGGGGCACAGGGCACCGACCCGGAGATCAGGATCGAGGGGCTGGAGAACTACTATGATTACCGCACCTTCGTCCTGGACCACATCCCCGCGTCCGGCGAGGGGCGCGCCGAGAAAGCGGCCCTGCCAGCATCGGAAAGGGCCCTGGAGGAGCTGGTCAAGATCAGGGAGCTCCTGGAAGCGGGCGCGGGGCCGAGACAGAAGTGA
- a CDS encoding PAS domain-containing sensor histidine kinase: protein MSEDDHSKIERLRPVRSPVEEENAELRRELERIRSELRHAEDRFHAMADTAFEITIVHVGGTIVDANEATLEISGYSKEEVLGKKVFEFYTPETQRMLKEKLRSPDPGPYEAELLRKDGKIITVQVRGRDIIWNGKPARVASAQDINEQVKAKKALEQERMWLKAILDTLPVGVLLADARAAIFEANDLAREIMGEVEVQGRRGFRGWWANSGIEVASSDWGFIRAAVEKESVTGQLIDIQRSDGSRGTILESAAPLRDPAGKIAGSVAIVQDITAQRKLEREAVEAKERAELFIDLLIHDINNMNAVASGYLQLIDHKGELGDRSMLRKAQGAMDEIDRLIDTVRKIKTLDRPGARHRLLDLGQVIGEVVVDRINEPGNTASIRYESKERRMVLASDLLREVFANIIDNAVKHAPRPVTIDVRLGDHFHEGKEYHLVSIEDDGPGIPDEMKPRLFSRLQRGNTRAKGSGLGLYLVRSLVEDLDGIVWMEDRVPGDHTRGSRFVVLLPVAHLSDASIDQE from the coding sequence TTGAGCGAAGACGATCATAGCAAGATAGAGCGATTGCGGCCGGTGCGGTCCCCTGTCGAGGAGGAGAACGCGGAGCTGCGCAGAGAGCTGGAGAGGATCCGAAGCGAGCTCCGCCATGCCGAGGACAGGTTCCACGCCATGGCCGATACCGCCTTCGAGATCACCATCGTCCACGTGGGCGGGACCATAGTGGACGCCAACGAGGCCACCCTGGAGATCTCGGGGTACTCCAAGGAGGAGGTGCTGGGCAAGAAGGTCTTCGAGTTCTACACCCCCGAAACGCAAAGGATGCTCAAGGAGAAGCTGCGGTCCCCCGACCCCGGGCCGTACGAGGCCGAGCTGCTGAGGAAGGACGGAAAGATCATCACGGTGCAGGTCCGCGGGAGGGACATAATCTGGAACGGGAAGCCCGCCCGGGTGGCCTCGGCCCAGGACATCAACGAGCAGGTGAAGGCGAAGAAGGCGCTGGAGCAGGAGCGGATGTGGCTGAAGGCCATACTGGACACCCTGCCGGTCGGCGTGCTCCTGGCCGACGCGCGCGCCGCCATCTTCGAGGCCAACGACCTGGCCAGGGAGATCATGGGCGAGGTGGAGGTGCAGGGCCGCCGGGGCTTCCGGGGGTGGTGGGCCAACAGCGGGATCGAGGTCGCCTCGTCGGACTGGGGCTTCATCAGGGCGGCGGTGGAGAAGGAGAGCGTCACGGGGCAGCTGATCGACATCCAGCGGTCGGACGGCTCCAGGGGCACCATCCTTGAGTCGGCGGCGCCGCTCAGGGACCCGGCGGGCAAGATCGCCGGCAGCGTGGCCATCGTGCAGGACATCACCGCCCAGAGGAAGCTGGAGCGCGAGGCCGTAGAGGCGAAGGAGCGGGCGGAGCTGTTCATCGACCTCCTCATCCACGACATAAACAACATGAACGCGGTGGCCTCGGGCTATCTCCAGCTCATCGACCACAAGGGCGAGCTGGGGGACCGCTCGATGCTCCGGAAGGCCCAGGGGGCCATGGATGAGATCGACCGCCTCATCGACACCGTGAGGAAGATCAAGACCCTCGACCGGCCGGGGGCCCGGCATCGCCTCCTGGACCTGGGGCAGGTCATCGGGGAGGTGGTGGTGGACCGCATCAACGAACCGGGCAACACCGCGTCCATACGCTACGAGTCGAAGGAGAGGCGGATGGTCCTGGCCAGCGACCTGCTGAGGGAGGTGTTCGCCAACATCATCGACAACGCGGTCAAGCACGCCCCCCGGCCTGTGACGATCGACGTGAGGCTGGGAGACCACTTCCACGAGGGGAAGGAATATCACCTCGTGTCGATCGAGGACGACGGGCCGGGGATACCGGACGAGATGAAGCCCCGGCTGTTCTCCAGGCTGCAAAGGGGGAACACCAGGGCCAAAGGGTCGGGGTTGGGCCTGTACCTGGTGAGGAGCCTAGTAGAGGACCTCGACGGGATAGTATGGATGGAGGACCGCGTCCCCGGCGACCATACTCGGGGGTCGCGGTTCGTGGTCCTGCTGCCGGTGGCCCACCTGAGCGATGCCAGCATTGACCAGGAATGA
- a CDS encoding tyrosine-type recombinase/integrase, translated as MRGRFKAIHRCLPRPEGRPRTPLFKSQRGNRLSCHAAADVIAKCGARAELPQKIIPHVLRHSFATAMVGNGCDIWHLSNMLGNNDIGTTQIYLHVNNEKLREQYDKGVPRLA; from the coding sequence GTGCGAGGGCGTTTTAAAGCAATACATCGATGCCTTCCACGGCCCGAAGGCAGGCCGAGAACCCCGTTGTTCAAGTCGCAGAGGGGGAACAGACTGTCATGCCATGCCGCAGCCGATGTCATAGCGAAGTGCGGTGCGAGGGCTGAACTACCGCAGAAGATAATCCCTCACGTTCTCCGTCACTCCTTCGCCACGGCAATGGTAGGGAACGGTTGCGACATATGGCACCTGTCCAATATGCTGGGGAATAACGATATCGGGACGACCCAAATCTACCTCCACGTCAACAACGAGAAGCTGAGGGAGCAGTACGACAAGGGAGTGCCCCGTTTGGCGTAA
- a CDS encoding Fic family protein translates to MKMPQKPKPLGKIFEEKVMDHLDLLDDKETQDLTKRYNEQYVHWDELRYKDLPKDHEIVWALMKLSRNNQSKHVKFKDINLEYNMTNQSQRIIHILDTGASGLLVVDDPLKEPEMARYVVSSLMEEAIASSQLEGAVTTTKVAKQMLRAKRKPRSPSEQMIVNDYLTMQRIKEIRDQTLTIDTILELHKLVVHDTLEDPSFEGRFREDDETVVADPLESDRIFHHPPSHKKIPEYMETLCKFANDEKDSDFQHPLVKAIIIHFMIGYIHPFVDGNGRLARALMYWYALKRNYWLFQYMAISKVIKQSKGKYGLAYLYSETDNNDITYFINYNLSVMEKALENTRQYIARKQREQKDAMMLVESHPELNFRQAEILKDMIKHKGEPATVAEIMSKFNVVHQTARTDLQLLSKLGFLKMSKIGRTWYFFYQSDDNYKNEEKNTSRE, encoded by the coding sequence ATGAAAATGCCTCAAAAGCCAAAACCATTAGGAAAAATATTCGAAGAGAAAGTAATGGACCATTTAGATTTATTGGACGATAAGGAAACTCAGGACTTGACTAAGCGATACAATGAACAATATGTCCACTGGGATGAATTAAGATATAAAGACCTTCCAAAAGACCATGAAATTGTTTGGGCTCTGATGAAGCTTTCGAGAAATAATCAATCTAAGCATGTCAAATTTAAAGATATTAATCTAGAATATAATATGACTAATCAGTCTCAACGGATAATTCACATACTAGATACAGGGGCTTCAGGTCTGTTGGTCGTGGACGATCCCTTAAAAGAGCCGGAAATGGCCAGGTATGTTGTGAGTTCTCTGATGGAGGAAGCAATAGCATCCAGTCAACTTGAGGGGGCAGTTACAACAACAAAGGTAGCTAAACAAATGCTACGCGCGAAGAGAAAGCCCCGCTCTCCCTCTGAGCAAATGATTGTGAATGATTATCTCACGATGCAGAGGATTAAGGAGATTCGGGATCAAACACTAACTATTGATACAATTCTTGAATTGCATAAACTGGTCGTTCACGATACTTTGGAAGACCCATCGTTTGAAGGCCGTTTCCGAGAGGATGATGAAACCGTGGTCGCAGACCCTCTCGAATCAGACAGGATATTCCACCACCCTCCATCACATAAGAAGATTCCAGAGTACATGGAAACCCTATGTAAATTTGCTAATGATGAGAAAGATAGTGATTTTCAGCACCCTCTTGTAAAGGCAATAATTATCCATTTTATGATTGGGTACATTCATCCATTCGTAGATGGAAATGGAAGATTGGCCAGAGCACTAATGTATTGGTATGCGTTAAAGCGCAACTACTGGCTATTTCAATATATGGCAATCTCTAAGGTAATTAAACAGAGCAAGGGAAAATATGGGTTGGCATATCTGTACTCTGAGACCGACAACAATGACATCACGTATTTCATAAATTACAATTTATCTGTAATGGAAAAGGCCCTTGAGAACACTAGGCAGTATATCGCTCGCAAGCAAAGGGAGCAAAAGGACGCCATGATGCTGGTCGAGTCCCATCCAGAGCTTAACTTCCGCCAGGCGGAAATACTCAAGGATATGATTAAGCACAAGGGGGAGCCCGCAACAGTTGCTGAAATAATGTCAAAGTTCAATGTGGTCCATCAAACCGCAAGAACTGATTTACAGCTACTTTCTAAGCTTGGATTTCTGAAGATGAGCAAAATTGGGAGAACTTGGTACTTTTTCTATCAAAGTGATGATAACTATAAAAACGAAGAAAAGAACACAAGTAGAGAATAA